A genomic region of Nostoc sp. UHCC 0702 contains the following coding sequences:
- a CDS encoding 2-isopropylmalate synthase, whose amino-acid sequence MKNQAERIIIFDTTLRDGEQCPGATLNIDEKLAIAKQLARLGVDIIEAGFAFASPGDFEAISKIAEAVGTEDGPVICSLARARHDDIKTAAAAIKGAVHGRIHTFIATSDIHLKYKLKKTKSEVLAIAEEMVAYAKSFTDDVEFSPEDAGRSDPEFLYQVLERAIAAGATTVNIPDTVGYTTPSEFGAIIKGIKDHVPNIDQAIISVHGHNDLGLAVANFLEAVKNGARQLECTINGIGERAGNAALEELVMALHVRRQYFNPFLGRPADSEQPLTNIDTRQIYKTSRLVSNLTGMLVQPNKAIVGANAFAHESGIHQDGVLKNKLTYEIMDAQLIGLTDNQIVLGKHSGRNAFRTRLKELGFELSETELNKAFVRFKEVADKKKEISDWDLSAIVNDEIQQAPELFRVELVQVSCGSNAKPTATVTLRTPEGEELTDAAIGTGPVDAVYKAMNRVVNVPNQLIEFSVQSVTAGIDAIGEVTIRLRHGSRVFSGHAANTDIIVASAQAYVNALNRLYAYLQTSEKQEQVTAEKF is encoded by the coding sequence ATGAAAAATCAAGCAGAGCGAATCATCATTTTTGATACTACACTCCGAGATGGAGAACAATGTCCAGGAGCAACACTGAATATAGACGAAAAGCTGGCGATCGCCAAGCAGCTAGCCAGGTTAGGTGTAGATATAATTGAAGCCGGTTTTGCCTTTGCCAGTCCGGGAGATTTTGAAGCCATCAGCAAGATAGCAGAAGCCGTAGGTACAGAAGATGGCCCTGTAATTTGTAGTTTGGCAAGAGCGAGGCATGATGATATAAAAACAGCAGCAGCAGCCATTAAAGGGGCTGTTCATGGTAGAATTCATACATTTATTGCCACTTCTGATATTCATCTGAAGTACAAACTGAAAAAGACAAAATCAGAAGTACTAGCGATCGCCGAAGAAATGGTAGCTTATGCTAAAAGTTTCACCGATGACGTGGAATTTTCGCCCGAAGATGCTGGACGTTCTGACCCAGAATTTCTGTATCAAGTGTTAGAGCGAGCGATCGCTGCTGGGGCAACAACAGTTAATATTCCTGATACAGTTGGTTACACTACACCTAGTGAATTTGGGGCAATTATTAAAGGCATTAAAGATCATGTCCCTAACATTGACCAAGCAATTATTTCGGTTCACGGACATAATGATTTAGGTTTAGCAGTTGCTAACTTCTTGGAAGCTGTAAAAAATGGCGCACGTCAATTAGAATGTACCATCAATGGTATTGGTGAACGAGCAGGAAATGCCGCCTTAGAAGAATTAGTGATGGCTTTGCATGTGCGGCGGCAATATTTCAATCCTTTCTTAGGAAGACCAGCAGATTCTGAACAACCATTAACGAATATTGACACCCGTCAAATTTACAAAACCTCGCGCTTGGTTTCTAATTTGACCGGAATGCTAGTGCAACCAAATAAAGCAATCGTAGGGGCGAATGCCTTTGCACATGAGTCTGGTATTCACCAAGATGGGGTGTTAAAAAACAAGCTTACCTACGAAATTATGGATGCCCAATTGATTGGCTTGACAGACAATCAAATCGTTTTGGGTAAACATTCAGGCAGAAATGCTTTCCGTACCCGTTTGAAAGAATTGGGCTTTGAACTGTCAGAAACAGAATTAAACAAAGCATTTGTGAGGTTTAAAGAAGTAGCTGACAAAAAGAAAGAAATTTCTGATTGGGATTTGTCAGCAATTGTTAACGATGAAATCCAACAAGCCCCCGAATTGTTCCGCGTAGAGTTGGTGCAAGTGTCCTGTGGTAGCAACGCCAAACCCACCGCCACAGTTACACTCCGCACACCAGAAGGTGAAGAATTAACCGATGCAGCAATTGGTACTGGGCCAGTAGACGCAGTTTATAAAGCAATGAATCGTGTGGTCAACGTACCAAACCAGTTGATTGAATTTTCAGTACAGTCTGTAACAGCAGGGATTGATGCCATTGGGGAAGTAACAATCCGTTTACGACACGGTTCGAGAGTATTTTCCGGTCATGCAGCGAACACAGATATCATAGTTGCTTCCGCGCAAGCTTATGTTAATGCGCTTAATAGATTGTATGCATATCTGCAAACTTCAGAAAAGCAAGAGCAAGTGACCGCAGAGAAATTCTAA
- a CDS encoding CHASE2 domain-containing protein, whose protein sequence is MAEEPTPTLTKKHVSAANIGSSKPTKVTLTTSTSFFTLMVRLAHLLAGASAIGAALLSASGLGMVQLMENQALSAFFQLRGSIVPPKDIVILAIDDQSISIPEQYYKTDPKRYAYLEPLKSFPFKRTAYAQIIEKLIKAGARSVALDIVFDTPSSYGVDDDRQLQAALQQYGSKVTLAALYENFQTHQGIFMQLSPPQEIFRVGSVSIGSVNFPLEVDGKVHRLAGEYSKLLAKYDSLAVKMPSFDEAVLLAAQINYPRPKGDRINFWGMAGTFETIPLWYVLDPENWNTYLEQGKVFQDKIVLIGSTDKLNNDYHPIAAGNSLDKMSGVEIHANAIATLMQNQAIGQAINSPPLQGLFVLILVGGTAIIINKTKRGINRFVSSLALASIWGGISYVSFVSAQLIFPTAIPMIAIAICGLSYLVTEVAREKIRIHQLVNIFQKYKTSPVVQEIISQQHDLQDLIQQRDVALSGKILAGHYKIVKVLGAGGFSETYIAEDTHRPGNPLCVVKQLKPANTQSKVLELARRLFHSEAQTLEKLGKHPQIPQLLAYFEQDTEFYLVEEYIIGHPLSQELPLGKPVLETTAIAIVRDLLQTLTFVHENGVIHRDIKPSNIIRRHSDSKLVLIDFGAVKEVSTAELEDSEPTPFTIGIGTKGYAPSEQCFGRPQYNSDIYAVGMIAIKALTGIAPHELDRDTVGELKWSHKASVSDSLAQILSQMVLDNCKQRYQSASETLADIDKLISSPDSNVISKDNLAIDTLSKDDLETPTTAWTGSFSETSVLEDFQK, encoded by the coding sequence ATGGCAGAAGAACCTACACCTACCTTAACTAAAAAACATGTTTCTGCTGCCAATATAGGCTCAAGTAAACCGACAAAAGTCACTCTGACAACATCAACAAGCTTTTTCACACTAATGGTTCGCCTAGCTCATTTGCTTGCAGGTGCTTCAGCAATAGGTGCAGCACTGCTGAGTGCTTCTGGTTTGGGTATGGTGCAATTGATGGAAAATCAAGCGCTGTCTGCATTTTTTCAACTGCGCGGGTCAATTGTGCCTCCGAAAGATATAGTAATATTAGCGATCGATGATCAGTCGATATCAATCCCCGAACAGTACTATAAAACAGATCCAAAACGCTACGCCTACCTAGAACCACTAAAATCATTTCCTTTTAAACGAACTGCATATGCCCAGATCATTGAAAAGTTGATCAAGGCTGGTGCGCGTTCTGTAGCATTAGATATAGTTTTTGATACACCAAGTAGTTACGGTGTGGATGACGATCGCCAACTACAAGCAGCATTGCAACAATACGGCAGCAAAGTCACCTTAGCAGCACTCTACGAAAATTTCCAGACACACCAAGGAATTTTCATGCAACTGAGTCCGCCTCAAGAAATTTTCCGCGTCGGCTCAGTTTCTATTGGTTCAGTTAATTTCCCTCTTGAGGTAGATGGCAAAGTACACAGATTAGCTGGTGAGTATTCTAAGTTATTAGCTAAATACGATTCCCTAGCCGTGAAAATGCCCTCATTTGATGAAGCGGTGCTATTGGCTGCACAAATAAATTATCCCCGACCAAAGGGCGATCGCATCAATTTTTGGGGGATGGCGGGGACATTTGAGACAATTCCTTTGTGGTACGTACTCGACCCAGAAAACTGGAATACTTATTTAGAGCAGGGCAAAGTTTTCCAAGACAAGATTGTCCTAATTGGCTCAACAGACAAGTTGAACAACGATTATCATCCCATAGCTGCCGGCAATAGTCTAGACAAGATGTCAGGGGTGGAAATTCACGCCAATGCCATCGCAACTTTGATGCAAAATCAAGCTATTGGTCAAGCAATTAACAGTCCCCCGCTACAAGGTTTGTTCGTACTAATTTTAGTTGGTGGCACAGCAATTATTATTAATAAAACCAAACGAGGTATTAATAGATTTGTATCTAGCCTGGCTCTAGCTAGCATTTGGGGAGGAATTAGCTATGTGAGTTTCGTATCTGCTCAGTTAATCTTCCCCACTGCTATACCAATGATCGCGATCGCTATTTGCGGACTATCTTACTTAGTAACCGAAGTAGCCAGGGAAAAAATTAGAATTCACCAATTAGTAAATATTTTTCAGAAATATAAAACTTCCCCTGTTGTTCAAGAGATTATCAGTCAACAACATGACCTGCAAGACTTAATTCAACAGCGAGATGTAGCATTATCAGGGAAAATACTCGCCGGACATTACAAAATTGTCAAAGTTCTCGGTGCAGGTGGATTTAGCGAAACCTACATCGCCGAAGATACCCACCGTCCTGGGAACCCGTTATGTGTGGTTAAGCAGCTAAAACCGGCTAACACCCAATCAAAAGTGTTAGAACTTGCCAGACGTTTATTTCATTCAGAGGCCCAAACCCTAGAAAAATTGGGGAAACACCCCCAAATTCCTCAACTTCTGGCTTATTTTGAACAAGATACAGAATTTTATTTAGTAGAAGAATATATAATTGGTCATCCTTTGAGCCAAGAATTGCCATTGGGTAAACCTGTTTTAGAAACCACAGCGATCGCAATTGTCAGAGATTTATTGCAAACATTAACATTTGTCCATGAAAATGGCGTAATTCATCGGGATATTAAACCCAGTAACATCATTCGGCGACACTCTGATTCCAAGCTTGTATTAATTGACTTTGGTGCAGTCAAAGAAGTCTCCACAGCAGAATTGGAGGATTCAGAGCCAACACCCTTTACAATTGGCATTGGTACTAAAGGTTATGCACCAAGTGAGCAATGTTTTGGGCGTCCGCAATATAACAGTGACATCTATGCAGTTGGGATGATTGCCATTAAAGCCTTGACTGGTATCGCACCTCACGAACTAGATAGAGATACTGTTGGCGAGTTGAAATGGAGTCATAAAGCTTCAGTCAGCGATTCCTTAGCTCAAATTCTTTCTCAAATGGTGCTAGATAATTGCAAACAGCGATATCAATCTGCATCAGAGACTTTAGCAGACATTGACAAGTTAATCAGTTCTCCAGACAGCAACGTGATTTCAAAAGATAACTTAGCGATTGATACATTATCAAAAGACGATTTAGAAACTCCCACCACAGCTTGGACAGGATCATTTTCGGAAACATCTGTATTAGAGGACTTTCAAAAATAG
- a CDS encoding NYN domain-containing protein: MGSPMNRLSIFVDGNNMFYAQQKNGWFFDPRRVLEYFKHEQSDTTLINAFWYTGLKDPQDQRGFRDALISLGYTVRTKILKEYYDDSSGRYSQKANLDIEIVVDMFNTVDQYDRVVLFSGDGDFERAIELLRSKNTHITVVSTEGMIARELRNATDRYIDLNDIRDRIEKVEG; this comes from the coding sequence ATGGGTTCTCCAATGAATCGTCTGTCTATTTTTGTAGACGGAAACAATATGTTCTATGCTCAACAAAAAAATGGCTGGTTTTTTGATCCTCGGCGAGTCTTAGAATATTTCAAACACGAGCAATCAGACACCACTTTAATTAATGCTTTCTGGTACACTGGCTTAAAAGACCCACAAGATCAACGAGGTTTTAGAGATGCTCTCATCAGTCTGGGATATACAGTCAGAACTAAAATCCTCAAAGAATATTATGATGATTCATCCGGAAGGTATTCGCAAAAAGCCAATTTAGATATAGAAATTGTTGTAGATATGTTTAATACCGTAGACCAATATGATCGAGTAGTTTTATTCAGCGGCGATGGAGATTTTGAAAGAGCTATCGAACTTTTACGTTCAAAAAATACTCATATTACAGTAGTATCAACAGAAGGCATGATCGCTAGAGAATTGCGTAATGCTACGGATAGATATATAGATTTGAACGATATTAGAGACCGAATAGAAAAAGTAGAAGGTTGA
- a CDS encoding ATP-dependent DNA helicase RecQ, producing the protein MNHQITKNWLEVRAAFQQIWGYKDFRSPQGEIISTLLAQKDALIIMPTGGGKSICFQLPALLQTGLTLVVSPLVALMENQVQELLQHHQKAALLHSELPSFQRRTTLQALERQQLRLLYLSPETLLSAPVWERLSHPQLQINALILDEAHCLVQWGETFRPAYRRLGAVRPALLKLKPPGTKISLAAFTATADPLAQKIIQTVLQLQQPEFFRLNPYRPNLYPSVRIAWTPRGRKQQLLKFIQNRPQQAGLIYVRTRRDSENLAAWLVQKGYATASYHAGLGATERRAVEASWLGGKIPFVVCTCAFGMGINKPDVRWVIHFHAPHLLSEYVQEIGRAGRDGKPAEALTLVSEPTGWLDPEDKLRQQFFENQIKSQQQTAQQLIKKLPQQGEVNAVTRQFPDAATALALLHSSGQLKWTDPFHYIIEQKAKNQPTTQLQAAKQMNQYLATKQCRWQFLLNAFGFEKEAANWRCGHCDNCP; encoded by the coding sequence ATGAATCATCAAATTACCAAAAATTGGCTTGAAGTCCGTGCGGCCTTCCAACAAATCTGGGGTTATAAAGATTTTCGTTCGCCACAGGGAGAAATTATTAGCACTTTATTAGCACAAAAAGATGCATTGATCATCATGCCCACAGGTGGGGGTAAATCGATTTGCTTTCAACTTCCGGCACTATTACAAACAGGATTAACTTTAGTAGTTTCGCCCTTGGTAGCGCTGATGGAAAACCAAGTACAGGAATTACTCCAGCACCACCAAAAAGCTGCGCTTCTGCATAGTGAATTGCCTTCATTCCAACGCCGGACAACGCTACAAGCTTTGGAACGTCAACAGCTAAGATTGCTGTACTTGTCGCCAGAAACTTTACTCAGTGCGCCAGTGTGGGAAAGATTGTCTCACCCGCAATTGCAAATTAACGCTTTGATTTTAGACGAAGCCCATTGTTTAGTACAGTGGGGAGAGACATTTCGGCCAGCTTATCGCAGATTAGGGGCAGTCAGACCTGCATTGCTGAAATTAAAACCTCCAGGAACAAAAATCAGCTTAGCAGCTTTTACTGCCACCGCTGACCCCTTAGCCCAAAAAATCATTCAAACAGTATTACAATTACAGCAACCAGAGTTTTTTCGCCTTAATCCTTATCGTCCTAATTTATATCCTAGTGTCCGCATTGCTTGGACACCAAGAGGTAGAAAACAACAATTATTAAAATTTATTCAAAATAGACCACAACAAGCGGGGTTAATTTACGTTCGTACTAGAAGAGATAGCGAAAATCTAGCTGCATGGTTAGTACAAAAAGGTTATGCCACAGCTAGTTATCATGCAGGACTGGGTGCAACAGAACGCCGTGCAGTGGAAGCTAGTTGGTTAGGTGGTAAAATACCCTTTGTAGTCTGTACTTGTGCTTTTGGCATGGGGATAAATAAACCTGATGTACGTTGGGTAATTCACTTTCATGCACCGCATTTACTATCTGAATATGTGCAAGAAATTGGACGGGCTGGACGAGATGGCAAACCAGCCGAAGCACTGACTTTAGTCAGTGAACCTACGGGGTGGTTAGATCCAGAAGACAAGCTTAGACAGCAGTTTTTTGAGAATCAAATCAAATCGCAACAGCAAACAGCACAGCAACTCATCAAAAAACTGCCGCAACAGGGAGAAGTAAATGCTGTAACGCGACAATTTCCCGATGCTGCCACTGCCCTTGCTTTACTCCACAGCAGCGGTCAGCTAAAATGGACTGACCCTTTTCATTACATCATTGAACAAAAAGCAAAAAATCAGCCAACAACGCAATTACAAGCTGCTAAACAAATGAATCAATACTTAGCTACCAAGCAGTGCCGTTGGCAGTTTTTATTAAACGCCTTTGGTTTTGAGAAAGAAGCTGCTAACTGGCGTTGTGGACATTGTGATAATTGCCCTTAA
- a CDS encoding S9 family peptidase, with protein sequence MSSTQAPSLPPLIPRQILFGNPEKTSPKLSPDGKYLAYIAPDEKNVLQVWLQTVGQEDHQILTADKKRGIRTFLWTYNADQLLYMQDADGDENFHFYLVNIHSKIVRDLTPFPGVKAQLVGLEPKDPDQVLIELNLNNPQKFDVYRINLKNGAVEFDTENPGNISSWTANAELQVLAATANTPDGGYDLLLRETTDKHWEVLRHWGPEEEGSSVSFSADHKTLYIKGNHDANAQRLLAVDLDTHQETVIAEDQQYDVVGVIIQPLTRVMQAVSFYKDKQQWQVIDNSIAADFEEIAKVRPGEFSLISRDLSDKTWLVAYKTDDGPVYYYAYHRESKTSTFLFSNQPKLEALQLASMQPISYEARDGLTIHAYLTTPPGIPAENLPTVLLVHGGPWTRDTWGFSPSAQWLANRGYAVLQVNYRGSTGYGKAFLNAGNREWAAKMHDDLIDGVNWLVQQGISDPQKIAIMGGSYGGYATLVGLTFTPEVFAAGVDIVGPSSLITLLKNKPPYWEPIKATLDYRVGNWETEEEFLKSRSPLFFADRIQKPLLIGQGANDQRVKQAESDQIVEALRQANLPVQYIVYSDEGHGFVRPENRLHFFAIAEEFLAQYLGGRFEPLENISGHSGVVK encoded by the coding sequence ATGTCATCTACACAAGCCCCCTCTCTACCACCCTTGATTCCCCGCCAAATCCTATTTGGAAACCCTGAAAAGACCAGTCCAAAACTTTCACCTGATGGTAAGTACTTGGCTTATATTGCCCCTGATGAAAAAAATGTCTTGCAGGTGTGGTTGCAAACTGTGGGACAAGAAGACCACCAGATACTAACTGCGGACAAAAAACGGGGTATCCGCACTTTCTTGTGGACTTATAACGCTGACCAGTTGCTTTACATGCAAGATGCCGATGGTGATGAAAACTTTCACTTCTACTTGGTGAATATTCACTCCAAGATTGTGCGTGACTTAACGCCATTCCCAGGTGTGAAAGCACAACTTGTGGGACTGGAACCTAAAGATCCAGACCAAGTGCTGATAGAGTTGAATTTGAACAATCCCCAAAAGTTTGACGTTTATCGCATCAACCTGAAAAACGGTGCGGTGGAGTTCGATACCGAAAATCCGGGTAATATTTCCAGTTGGACAGCTAACGCCGAGTTACAGGTACTTGCAGCCACAGCTAATACACCTGATGGTGGTTATGATTTGTTATTGCGGGAAACCACAGATAAACATTGGGAAGTTCTCCGCCACTGGGGCCCAGAGGAGGAAGGATCTTCCGTCAGCTTCTCGGCTGATCATAAAACACTTTATATTAAAGGCAATCACGATGCTAACGCCCAACGTCTATTAGCTGTTGACCTAGACACCCATCAAGAGACTGTCATCGCCGAAGACCAGCAGTATGATGTGGTGGGGGTAATTATTCAGCCATTGACACGAGTTATGCAAGCGGTTTCTTTCTACAAAGACAAACAACAATGGCAGGTAATCGACAATAGCATAGCAGCTGACTTTGAAGAAATAGCCAAAGTACGTCCTGGAGAGTTTTCTCTAATTAGCCGTGATTTGTCAGATAAAACTTGGCTAGTAGCTTACAAAACTGATGATGGCCCAGTTTATTACTATGCCTACCACCGAGAGTCCAAAACTAGTACTTTCCTGTTTAGTAACCAACCCAAACTCGAAGCATTGCAATTAGCATCAATGCAGCCGATTTCCTACGAAGCGCGGGATGGTTTAACTATTCATGCTTACCTGACAACGCCACCAGGAATACCAGCCGAGAATTTGCCAACAGTATTGCTAGTTCATGGCGGCCCTTGGACGCGAGATACTTGGGGTTTTTCTCCCTCAGCACAATGGCTGGCTAACCGTGGTTACGCTGTTCTGCAAGTGAACTATCGCGGTTCTACTGGCTACGGTAAAGCTTTTCTCAACGCTGGTAATCGTGAATGGGCTGCTAAAATGCACGATGATTTAATCGACGGTGTAAATTGGTTAGTGCAACAAGGTATTTCCGACCCACAAAAGATTGCCATTATGGGCGGTTCTTATGGTGGTTATGCGACTCTAGTGGGATTAACTTTTACACCAGAAGTTTTTGCTGCTGGTGTGGATATTGTCGGGCCTAGTAGCTTAATTACCTTACTAAAAAACAAACCACCTTATTGGGAACCGATCAAAGCCACCCTTGATTATCGCGTTGGTAACTGGGAGACAGAAGAAGAATTTCTCAAATCGCGATCGCCTTTATTTTTTGCTGACCGCATTCAAAAACCTTTACTTATTGGTCAAGGTGCTAATGATCAGCGAGTTAAACAAGCAGAAAGCGACCAAATTGTAGAAGCTTTGCGCCAGGCTAATTTACCAGTGCAATATATAGTTTACTCTGATGAAGGACATGGCTTTGTCAGACCAGAAAATCGCTTACACTTTTTTGCGATCGCTGAAGAGTTTCTCGCCCAATACTTAGGCGGTAGATTTGAACCTCTAGAAAATATCTCTGGTCATTCAGGTGTAGTTAAATAA
- a CDS encoding ABC transporter permease codes for MTTNRIQPGLLLIFSPLIAIASALLVGAILILLAGANPIAAYTALFQESLSTYFGFGNTLTKMTPLLFTSLGVLVALRAGQFNIGGEGQIYLGALGSTLIGLYLQGLPALIHIPLALLAGFLFGAIWGWIPGYLKAIRGVNEVITTLLLNYIAMNLVSYLVQNPLKAPNAPSAYSPLIAKSAQLPIILPQSLAHAGILLALMVAGILWVLLVRSPLGYQITAVGFNSIAARYAGISVERTIMLVMALAGGLAGLAGASEVMGLKYRLFEQVSPGYGFDAIAIAFLSRGSVFAVVLTSLFFAALRSGANVMQRSAGVPVTVIYAIQGLTVLFIAVALALEYRIKGKG; via the coding sequence ATGACAACTAACCGAATTCAACCAGGGCTATTACTCATTTTCTCACCACTAATCGCCATAGCATCTGCATTATTAGTTGGTGCAATTCTCATTTTACTTGCTGGGGCAAATCCCATCGCAGCATACACAGCCTTGTTTCAAGAATCCCTTTCTACCTACTTCGGATTTGGCAACACCCTTACCAAAATGACACCGCTATTATTCACTAGTTTAGGAGTGTTGGTAGCTTTGCGTGCAGGTCAATTTAATATCGGTGGCGAGGGACAAATTTATCTAGGTGCTTTGGGAAGTACTTTAATCGGGTTATATCTGCAAGGATTACCAGCTTTAATTCACATTCCTTTGGCGTTATTAGCAGGGTTTTTATTTGGTGCAATTTGGGGTTGGATTCCTGGTTATCTCAAAGCAATACGGGGAGTGAATGAGGTAATCACTACTTTGCTATTGAATTATATTGCCATGAATTTAGTTAGCTACTTGGTGCAAAATCCTCTGAAAGCACCGAATGCGCCTAGTGCTTATTCACCATTGATTGCTAAATCTGCCCAGTTACCAATTATTTTACCCCAGAGTCTTGCCCATGCAGGAATTTTATTGGCGTTAATGGTCGCCGGGATATTGTGGGTGTTGTTAGTGCGATCGCCTCTAGGATACCAAATCACCGCTGTCGGATTTAACTCGATTGCCGCCCGTTATGCTGGTATTTCCGTAGAACGTACCATCATGTTAGTAATGGCGTTAGCGGGTGGTTTAGCAGGGTTAGCGGGTGCATCTGAAGTGATGGGGTTGAAGTATCGGCTATTTGAACAAGTTTCACCAGGTTATGGATTTGATGCCATTGCGATCGCTTTTTTAAGTCGTGGTAGTGTTTTCGCTGTAGTATTGACTTCGCTATTTTTCGCAGCCCTTCGCAGTGGTGCTAACGTCATGCAACGCAGTGCTGGAGTACCCGTAACAGTGATTTACGCCATTCAAGGTTTGACTGTGCTATTTATTGCCGTTGCTTTGGCATTGGAATATCGGATCAAGGGTAAAGGTTAG
- the gorA gene encoding glutathione-disulfide reductase produces MAFDYDLFVIGAGPGGLAAAKKAASYGVRVAIAEQETIGGTCVNRGCIPKKLIVYAADFAKDNQMAHYYGWSNCQRYFDWTLFMKSVYQHLEQINHSYLEQLQTAGIELIRERATFVDAHTLDLDGRKVTADKIVIAVGGRTTKPDIRGIEYAITSRQMFLLPYLPKRLAIIGGGYIGTEFSSVMHAFGCEVTVIEHDAMILSGFDDEIRSGVQQGLSKRGIRFLTNSNAQKITLCDDGLLLSTTGKFQEIIPAETILVATGYTPSTENLGLEKVKVELGERGAIKVDAYNRTTQENIFAVGDCIKVMQLTPVAKAEGVAVANTLFGNKPQKLNYDYIPSAVFSRPEAASVGMTEAKAREKFGETVKCYIHHFRPLLYQLTEYDEQATIKLVVNGDSEQVLGAHMVGEHAADIIQSLGVAIRQGITKEDLDETIGIHPTIGEELLG; encoded by the coding sequence ATGGCATTTGATTACGACCTGTTTGTCATTGGTGCTGGTCCTGGGGGATTAGCAGCAGCTAAAAAAGCAGCTAGCTACGGTGTGCGTGTCGCTATTGCTGAACAAGAAACCATCGGTGGTACTTGTGTCAATCGCGGTTGCATTCCCAAAAAACTCATAGTTTACGCCGCTGACTTTGCCAAGGATAATCAAATGGCGCACTATTACGGGTGGAGCAACTGTCAACGGTACTTTGACTGGACATTATTTATGAAGTCAGTGTATCAGCATCTCGAACAGATTAACCACTCCTATCTTGAGCAGTTGCAAACAGCGGGAATTGAATTGATTCGGGAACGTGCTACTTTTGTCGATGCCCACACTTTAGATTTAGATGGACGTAAAGTTACAGCCGACAAAATTGTAATTGCCGTAGGAGGTCGTACTACAAAGCCCGACATTCGAGGTATAGAATACGCTATCACATCCCGTCAGATGTTTCTGTTGCCTTATCTGCCGAAACGTTTGGCAATTATTGGTGGTGGCTATATTGGCACAGAATTTTCTAGCGTCATGCACGCTTTTGGATGCGAAGTTACGGTAATCGAACATGATGCCATGATTTTATCAGGTTTTGATGATGAGATCCGTTCTGGTGTGCAACAAGGCTTAAGCAAACGGGGAATTCGGTTTTTGACTAACAGCAATGCTCAAAAAATTACGCTTTGTGATGATGGTTTGCTCTTAAGCACTACTGGCAAATTTCAAGAAATCATTCCCGCAGAGACCATTTTGGTTGCCACAGGTTACACTCCCAGTACTGAGAATCTCGGTTTAGAAAAAGTCAAAGTTGAACTTGGTGAACGAGGTGCAATCAAAGTCGATGCATACAACCGCACGACCCAAGAAAATATTTTTGCTGTAGGTGACTGCATCAAAGTAATGCAATTAACTCCAGTTGCGAAGGCGGAAGGTGTTGCTGTAGCCAATACACTGTTTGGTAACAAGCCGCAAAAACTGAATTATGATTATATACCTTCTGCTGTTTTTTCCCGTCCGGAAGCTGCTAGTGTAGGCATGACGGAGGCTAAAGCGCGGGAAAAATTTGGTGAAACTGTGAAATGCTATATTCACCACTTCCGACCACTATTGTATCAGCTAACTGAATACGATGAGCAAGCCACAATTAAATTAGTAGTAAATGGCGATTCTGAGCAAGTTTTAGGCGCTCATATGGTGGGTGAACACGCAGCTGATATTATTCAAAGTCTTGGGGTAGCAATTCGTCAGGGCATTACCAAGGAAGATTTAGATGAAACAATTGGCATTCATCCGACTATAGGAGAAGAGTTGCTGGGGTGA